From Halotia branconii CENA392, the proteins below share one genomic window:
- a CDS encoding toll/interleukin-1 receptor domain-containing protein, with amino-acid sequence MDDQEALQQTLNRARRALQILENQKAGYGIRVPVDLQIELEEKQKEVTSLEARLSQLQKKRPESVPDNLADYNHQSSTHQPPESQEKEVFISYTWRDNHSEPFVQQLEKAFQAKGITIIRDKNVVGYKQRFQKFMQRLSRGKCVIVVISDQYLKSENCMYELVEIAKKGNLYHRIFPIVLADAQIYQPIARIKYIEYWEKQIQDLNNAMKTVNAANLQGFREEIDLYTEIRNMFANLIKLLKDMNTLTQDIHIQSNFEALLKAIEETLDE; translated from the coding sequence ATGGATGACCAAGAAGCACTACAGCAAACTCTCAACCGCGCCCGTCGCGCCCTCCAGATATTAGAAAACCAAAAAGCTGGTTATGGAATTAGAGTTCCAGTAGATTTGCAGATTGAACTAGAGGAGAAACAAAAAGAAGTCACCAGCCTAGAGGCACGATTGAGTCAGTTACAAAAAAAGCGCCCAGAAAGTGTACCTGATAATCTAGCAGACTATAATCATCAATCTTCCACACATCAGCCACCAGAAAGTCAAGAAAAAGAAGTTTTTATTTCCTACACCTGGCGAGATAATCACAGCGAACCATTTGTACAACAACTAGAAAAAGCATTTCAGGCAAAAGGCATTACAATCATTCGGGATAAAAATGTAGTTGGCTACAAACAACGATTTCAAAAGTTCATGCAGCGATTGAGCCGGGGCAAATGCGTAATTGTGGTAATCAGCGACCAATATTTAAAATCTGAAAATTGCATGTATGAACTAGTCGAAATTGCCAAGAAGGGCAACCTTTATCATCGAATTTTCCCCATAGTTTTAGCAGATGCCCAAATTTATCAGCCGATTGCAAGAATTAAATATATTGAGTATTGGGAAAAGCAAATTCAAGACTTAAATAACGCGATGAAAACAGTTAACGCTGCTAATTTACAGGGATTTCGAGAAGAAATTGATCTATATACTGAAATTCGTAATATGTTTGCTAATCTCATCAAGCTGCTGAAAGATATGAATACTTTGACACAAGACATTCATATACAATCAAACTTTGAGGCACTGCTCAAGGCAATTGAAGAAACTTTAGATGAGTAA